Proteins from a single region of Apium graveolens cultivar Ventura chromosome 7, ASM990537v1, whole genome shotgun sequence:
- the LOC141674219 gene encoding uncharacterized protein LOC141674219, with amino-acid sequence MHIEKNVCDNILGTLLNISGKTKDHVAARKDLQEMGIRKPLHPVLSEDEAHHEIRAAIFDLSNKEKEIFCSVLENTKLPYGCASNIGRYVHTKERKVVGYKSHAHFILHYLLQFAIKKTTKAEVAVPLMKLSACLRALWSKVIDLEELEKLETEIVEVLCQFEMIFPSAFFDIMVHLLVHLTREVRLGGPQHLRNMFPIERYLAKLKSYVRNRSKPEGSIAEGYIAEECVTFCSRFLAANETIKNNMCSTVFERGPIQAEYHIGTRRNKDGTIIHLEDVDWKASHRYVLFNTGNKEVERLLEEHQALVDSHENTNRYKRARRHTAEFWDWLREEVGKMVEVSSDLGVFALGPNRTARSSRDENPIVGDVSYYGSIEDIIELDYWGLFTVVLFKCRWYQQQKDPHGHIRVNFNRLCHKSDPHVLAKQVQQVFYVEDPIEKNVHYVIKKLPREWCDNGNVDAHEDVNDTDLRETGFVCGLQTHVDEMSWMAEKHVNIGLYHGGEFQRTSYSGGYCLTIYNVDADMWAYNDLMEEVKDLLKLNEIGGVYAKEGKHGGWKLLRTDLDIIQEIEKCNDGEEVKLYVDTVADPAIEPLCEMQPHVIVRPRKSLFEGMPIADK; translated from the exons ATGCACATAGAAAAAAATGTTTGCGATAACATATTGGGCACTTTACTCAATATAAGTGGCAAGACAAAAGATCATGTTGCCGCTCGTAAAGATTTACAAGAAATGGGAATTAGAAAACCCCTCCATCCTGTTCTATCAGAAGATGAAGCACACCATGAAATACGAGCAGCAATCTTTGACTTGTCGAACAAAGAGAAGGAGATCTTTTGTTCAGTGTTGGAAAACACTAAACTGCCGTACGGTTGTGCCTCCAACATAGGGCGATATGTGCACACAAAGGAGAGGAAAGTAGTGGGGTATAAGAgccatgctcatttcatactgcACTACTTGTTGCAGTTTGCCATCAAAAAAACTACAAAGGCTGAGGTTGCTGTACCTTTGATGAAATTGAGTGCCTGCCTTAGAGCTCTATGGAGCAAGGTTATCGATTTGGAGGAGCTTGAGAAGTTGGAAACTGAAATCGTCGAGGTACTTTGCCAATTTGAGATGATTTTTCCATCAGCTTTCTTCGACATAATGGTGCACTTGCTTGTTCATCTAACTAGAGAAGTTAGACTTGGGGGACCTCAGCACCTTCGGAACATGTTCCCAATAGAGCGTTATCTTGCAAAATTGAAATCATACGTTCGTAATAGAAGTAAGCCGGAAGGTTCTATTGCAGAAGGTTACATAGCTGAAGAATGTGTAACATTTTGTTCAAGATTTTTGGCTGCTAATGAAACAATAAAAAACAACATGTGCTCAACAGTTTTCGAAAGAGGGCCAATACAAGCTGAATATCATATCGGAACGAGAAGGAATAAAGATGGAACTATTATTCATTTGGAAGATGTTGATTGGAAGGCAAGTCATCGCTATGTTTTGTTCAATACTGGTAACAAAGAAGTAGAGAGGCTCCTCGA GGAACATCAAGCCTTGGTGGACAGCCACGAAAATACGAACAGATACAAGAGGGCACGAAGACACACGGCAGAATTCTGGGACTGGTTACGAGAAGAGGTTGGGAAAATGGTGGAGGTTTCATCTGACTTGGGGGTGTTTGCATTGGGGCCTAATCGAACAGCTAGAAG TTCTAGAGACGAGAACCCTATAGTTGGGGATGTCAGCTACTACGGATCGATAGAAGATATCATAGAACTTGATTACTGGGGATTATTTACAGTTGTCCTATTTAAGTGTCGTTGGTACCAACAACAAAAAGATCCACACGGTCACATTCGAGTAAATTTCAATAGGTTATGCCATAAATCTGATCCTCATGTCCTGGCCAAACAAGTGCAACAAGTTTTTTATGTGGAAGACCCAATCGAAAAGAATGTACATTACGTAATTAAGAAACTACCGAGGGAGTGGTGTGATAATGGAAACGTGGATGCACATGAAGATGTCAACGATACTGATCTCCGTGAGACTGGATTTGTTTGTGGACTTCAAACTCATGTTGATGAAATGAGTTG GATGGCAGAAAAACACGTTAATATTGGATTGTACCACGGTGGGGAGTTTCAGAGGACAAGTTACTCTGGTGGATATTGCTTGACTATTTATAATGTAGATGCTGATATGTGGGCTTATAATGATCTGATGGAGGAGGTGAAGGATCTCCTCAAACTCAATGAAATCGGAGGAGTCTATGCAAAAGAAGGAAAACATGGTGGTTGGAAGCTGCTGAGGACTGACCTGGACATCATTCAAGAGATAGAAAAGTGCAACGATGGCGAAGAGGTCAAGCTTTATGTAGACACAGTTGCTGACCCTGCAATTGAGCCGTTGTGTGAGATGCAGCCACACGTGATTGTCAGGCCGAGGAAAAGCCTGTTTGAAGGTATGCCTATTGCTGATAAATAA